ATAGCCCATTCCTTGCCCTCCAGTCCGAAGTCCACAAACGATATTGCACTGTAAGCCAAGCGAAGATTTTGCCTACATGTCATATTTTATCTTCTTCTTGAATCTCCCCGTCTCGCACCACGGTAGAGGCTTAGCATGAGGAGGCGCGCATAGCTAATGTGGCACCATCTGTAGTAGTTTGCTTCGCACCTGCTCGTCCCTCACGGCCATTTCCCTGACTTCGTCGACCGTGAACGGCGGCGGCATCGTGCATGGCTCGTCCACGGCCACGTATTTCTCCCTGGACTCCATCATGAACTCTCTCTCGCGGCCGCGCCTGGGGCAGGCCATGGACTCGAGGCTGACCTCCACGGCCTTCTCCGGCACGGCGGGCTTGTACCGGAGCAGGGCGCTGTACCGCGTCAACACGCTCAGCATGTACTCATACACGTAGTCCATGCCCATCTCCTCCCTCGTGAACCCGCTACCTTCCCCGCCCATGCGCCGCGCCTGCGCCGGGTGGGCGTTGCCCCAGTCGACGGCGAACTTGACGGCACGGCACTTGTTGGCCGGGTCGATGGGCCAGTAGTGCTTGCCGGCGACGAGCCCCCGCGAGAAGAAGTCCCTGAAGGGCGTGTCAATGGCGAGCATCGGCGAGTCGCACGCGAGGATGTACTTCTCGCTGACCGACCACGTGTGCCCCTGCACGTAGATCTTGTACCTGTGCCGGCACTGCTTCGCCACGTCCGAGTCCCGGAACCCGTTCCGGCCGGCGGCGTCCCAGTCCTGCTTGAACAGCCGCGCGTTCCACTCCTTGCCGGCGGCGGAGTCGTTGTTGCACCGGAACAGGTCCTGTCGCACCTCCGACACGTCGCGGTTGCCCTTCCAGAACGCGTAGGGCTCCCTCTCGGGCCACGGGAGGCGCGCGTTCTCCCGGACGAGCTCCTCCATGAGCGGCGCCCACGGGCGGACGTTCACCTCCGGCCAGCCCCAGAAGGACCAGTCGGGGAAGAGGACGGCCAGCTCCCGCGACTCCTCCTTGCAGTACCGGAAgagcggcggcgcggcggacggcGAAGGGTAGTCGGCGGCGAGCACCCTGGGCGAGTCCAAGGTGCTGAACATGATGTCGACGTCCGGGACGCGGCCCGGGTAGCGGGCGAGCAGCTGCAGGATGCCCCACTGCGTGAAGACGTCCCGGGTCTGGAACGACTCGCGGTACTTCTCCACGTAGGCGCGCCCGCCCACCACCACCAGCCGGAACTGGGCGTGGGGCTGGGCGCGCTCCACCGCGTCCCGCGTGATCCCCGTCGCGCGCCACGGCTCCATGTCCGTGTGGATGTGGCGGAAGTAGTCCGGGCACCAAGGCGGCCGCACGCCGGGATAGTACCGCCGTTTGCTAGATGATGAGGACGGTGCCGTTGTCGACGACGACGTGTCGGTGTCGTTGCTGCAGCTCAATGGTATGGGTATCAGCGGCGCTGTCGATGAGTGGCCGCGTCCGTGCTGACTGAACCCAGTGCCCGCCGGCGAGAACGTGTAGTACTGTTGGATTGTGATCATGAATGCGTCGATGTACACAAAAGCTAATCAGTACTGATATTTTAATTTGACACAATCATCAAAATATATCTTTTACGCTTATACTATGTACACGAAGACTTTTTTGTTAGAAATATGATCTAGTGTTATACTCACGTGTAAGTTTCGCGAAGAAATGGCTTACATGGTCTTATGTGCCGAGAAAAATAAAATCAGTTTCTATATAAAAGTTACTATTCAGATTTTTTGAAGTTGCAATATATATTTTTTGCACGATGAAGAATATCTAGGTCATTTCTTCGCGAAACTTCATATGTGAGTAGAACACTCGACCATATTTACCACAAACAAGTTTTAAGGTAATTTGACTTTTTAAACAAAAATCCATATAAGGTGCACCTAGACTATATCACACCGTTTTTTTGGGGCTAGTGATGTAAACAAATGTCTAGTCGAGTTACTTCTTGTATACCAGTAAATCTTATTTCAAAATAAAACACCGATCAaattttattttatattatttttaacCTTGGTATTATTAAATTCAAGTGGATTTATTTGCGTCCCACGAATCAAATTTGAATATGTTTGCTTTGACCATTTCCTTTAGCTAGTTGGCCATTTATAAGCATTAGGAGCATTTCCTCGCGCTTCTCTATCCCAAAGTCAAGGTTGATGTAGGATTGTTCTTTTTTATATAGAAAAGATAGCCATAAATAAATTCATAAACACGATTATTTCAATCCTTGTTTTTTGGATGGGTTGCACATTCTGAAAACCATAGGTGCACTATTATATGTGCAACACTAAATCTAGTAGTAGAAGAAAAGTGTAATTAGAGCTGTTTCTTTTTCTTTGCGAGGGTGTAATTAGAGCTGTTGCATAATCAAAAAGATTGTAGTTGCACAAAAATAGTAAGTGCAACTGCAAGTCAGATGTAGTTGCACAAAAATAGTAACTGCAACTCCAAGTTAGACTTGTTCACCTCAACCCGATTAGCCGTTTTATTGAACGGTGTTCCCTTTCATCACTCGACAGCGGGGACTTTCACATTTCAAATATTATACGTTTAGTTCTAATATTACAAATATGCAATTTGGGTATGTGTAATTGTCATGTTTTACCTTTAATATTGCACATATCGTAGTCGCCTAGCCCAAAGTCAATCACTCAATCCATACTATAGGGATATATTTCTTGTCCATCAACCTAGTGTGAATTTCTTAGTTTTGGCGAGAAACTGTCTTGTTTGACTAGATATATACACCAATCAAATTACGAGATAACCAGGTCATGATTTTCTTTAGTGCTTGCTTTTTATTACTCTTGTCTTTCTAGCACCCGCAAACGTCTCACTGCACCCTCCTTACTTGGCATATATCTGTCTTTCACTGTTGTCTTACTTTGATATCTCACTCTTTCACCTCCGGCCGTTCTTTCATTCACCTTTTCCTCCTCCTTCCTCATTCCTTGACTGTGATTAATTAACTCTAGTGTTTTGTGAATGTGTAGTAGTACGGTAAACATGGATAGAAGATCTTGGTCATGAGAATGATATTGTACGTGTCCCAAGTTTGTGACAAAGACCGTTCACTGTGATTAACTCTAGTGGCACGTACGTGACTTGATTATGCGTTTAGCGGAGTCATACTAACTAGAGATCTACGCAAGGGTGATTTGAATACTACAATTAGGCCAGGAATAATGTCTAGCTAGCTACTAGCACACGTACTTTAGGGATAACTACTCGTATAAGAGTATATATGTTTGCAATGTACTACTATAATTTTTCTAAGATTGATAGTTCTTTGTAATTTCTTCCAAGAGCTTGTGCCTACATATACTTTGTTGTTATCATTCCCAATAATCACTAGTGGATGACTTGTATTAATTGAGTTCATGCATGATTAGAAGTACTTAGAACAGGTCATCGCTCGTTGTGCACTTGTGCAAGCATTCGCAAGGAGGAAACGACACGAATTGACTTACAAATTTTAGTTTTAGGGGAAACCTGAACTAATTGAACTTCTTTGATTAGCGTAGGTATACTTACAGCTGCGTCGAGTTGGATCCATTTGGTCCCCAATAGCAAAGCAAGAAGCACAAAGATGGCCATGGCCACTCCAACGCGGCCCCTTGCCGTCGTCGTCCAGCACGGCTTGGTGTGCATCGCCGCCAGATCTTTGTCGACGATCTCATCCCCAGCTGGAGAAGGCAGAGGCACCATCGACGCCCTTTCCTCATCGGCTGCTGGAGAGCAACCCTTCATCCAACTATATTTTTTGTCGGATGGTAAGAGGAAGGTCAATGAAGCTGTTAAGAATGATCACTACTCTCTGCCCACATATATAGTGGCTGGTTGCTCCAGTACCTAGTTATACATGGCACCGGAGACATGTTGACCCAAAGCACATGGACTTCACGGGCTTATCTGGATCGTTGGCTTGGAGAGTCGTGCTAGCTTCAGTTTTGCATTTACAACTTGTACATTGTATCTTCTCCGTCTATCTCACATGAGTCGCCACTGTTTGCCTCCCCCACACCGCACACGGGAAGGTTTTTCCAGTGCGCGAGCGCTTGTGGCATGCCTGGTGTATCCGATCTTGGTGCACCCGCCTGAAAGTCAAAAGAAAATCTAAATGTAAATCAGCACGTAGGCACAACATATATCTACCATGTTGCAAAAATTTAATTCAAAATTTGAAACATATCTTGAGAACAAAAAAGAATAATCTCTCAATGAATAGTAGCTAATATAAATTGTGCTGCCAATTCGGCCCGGGCCCGCTTATGGCACTTGGTTATAGTGTCGCACCGAGTCTCAAGTAAACAAAAAAAAACATACTTACTGGAATTCAAGAACAATTCATACTACTTTCCGTGTGCACTTATTGAGAATAACAAATCTATCTATACCTTCAACACAATGCAGAAATACCAAGATCACACAAGATGCATAATAGTGCAACCATGTACAATTTGATAAGTTCCTGAACACCGTCGTTGATGCTACAAATCTCATGTTCATAAGTATAACGCATGGTAAAGTAGGTCCCTTTCTTGAACATGTTACACAAGAcgagtgaattgcaaaaaacaCCGACATTGAAGGCTAGGGTTGCAGAAACCACAATTCTACGGATTTGTGCCAAAACCACTAATTCTAAGCctaatttttttgcaaaaaaacaaTAGTCGTCCAATTGGCGCAATTTAAGCTCGTTTATGACAGATGGGACCCGCTGGACAGGGTGACGTGGCACGAATAACGGTTCGCAAATAGACAAAACAGCATAGACTAAATTGTAAAAATGTAAAAGAGGATAAGGTCATCTTATCCttcaaaaagaaaaggaagaggaTAAGGTCGCGACGCTCAAAATCTTACAGGAGAGTGCCATGAGCCACGAGTAGAGCTCTGCCATTGCCGTTGGACCATGTGAAGCTCCGCCGCCAGCCGGAATCGGACGTAATCCGTCGCGCCGCCGCATACCCGCTTCCTCCCGGCCTCGCAAGCCGCGCCGCCACCAACCGTCGTCGCCGTTGACTGACGTCCGAGATGGTGGAGCTCGAGCGCACCGGCGTGCGGGCCGAGGCCACCCGGCCACGAGCAGTAGCTCCACCGCCCCTCCCCATGTGCCGTCGAAGCAGAGGCAACTCCCTGCGCCGGCCAAGCAGCAGCAACTCCCTGCGCCGGCCGAGCCGCAGCTCCACTGCGTCTCCCTGCGCTGGCCGGAGCAGAGGCAGCTCCCCTGCGCCGGCCGAGCACCCCCCCGTCCCCCCGTCCCCGTGCGCTGGCTGGCCGAGTTCAACCTCGCGAACGGCGGCGCCCCTGCCCATGGACTTCTGGAGCCGCGTGATCCGGCGTGgaggacccgattgcttttttcCAGGGGTCTTTTTGCAAAACAAAATTGTATCATGATGTaattgttttttcttttttgccaCATCACCCTGTCTAGCGGGACCCTCCTGTCATAATCATGCTCAAAACGGCCTAAACTGGCGACTAGTATTTTTTGCAAAAAATTAGGCTTAGAATTAGTGGTTTTGGGCACAAATCCGTAGAATTGTGGTTTCTGCAACCCTAGCCTTCAATGTCGatgttttttgcaattcactctACACAAGACTACACACATAATGCAACTTCCTTGCACTAGCTAGTTTTCAATTAGTGTGATGTTCCTCCAATAGCCGAATAAGGAACTTTTGTCTCAAGCTAATCAACAGCAAGAACGGAAATTTGGAGGAAAAGGGAGATAAAAGAAACACAAACTTTAGTGGTGAATCAAAAGTGCTAATAGCCAGGCTCTACTACCAGTTGTACGAAAGAAAGAACTATGAAACGGAAACATTTATCCAAGATTGTTTAGGCACCGAGTGGATTCAACCATTTGACCTCTTTGGTTTACATACCTTGTTGCCTCTATTATCCATGTGGAATCTGGAAATCGCGGACGTACAATCGTCGTAGTAAAGTATTATCTTCTTTCTTCCCTCTTCTTTAGTGTTTCTCTTATGATTAGAGAACAATACTATCATGTGCACCATGGATACACTAACTCTCATGTATAGATGTGctcatgctctcttcatgcaacGTTTCCCCTCCTCACATATGCTAATGCATTGGCTCTAATTATAGTGTCCTATGGTGTTCACCACATGGCATATATGGGAAGCTATCTTAAATAGAATCCAAAGTGTCCAACGATGTTCACATGTATGCCTATTTATAGTGCACGATGAGTTCCAATGGTTGCAACTTCTCCGATCAACAGGCTCTCGGTAGACTGTTGCAACAGTTCAACATGCAACACAAAAGTTCATGTAGGTTTCTACCCGCCAAATTAAGCCAAAAACTATTGGCTATAAGCGCTATTTAATTACATGCATGCAAAGCAATTACTGCCCCAAGTAATTTTCACGTGGGACATTTCAGGCTAGTCAGTGTGAGGAGTAAGTCAGACTAGtctcatgcatatgacactagtctataTTACTACCTTCAGGGCTCTTTTgatacaaaggaatttcatatgATTTTTTGAGGATTTGGATCCTTAGGATTTTTTTCCTACGACAGTCAATTGTTTCTTAGGAAAATAACACAAATATTCAATCAATTAAACCCATTAACGGTGGCACGGCGTCCGCTCGGCTATGCCACCGCACAGATTTTACTGTCGCAGGTATCTACCTAGATAACACCTCCCCCAGTAAATTATTGCCTTATTTTCATAGCCCAGCACGCGACCTCCCTCTCTCGTTTCTCACTCCCCATCGAGGGTTGCCGCCGCCCCTCCGTCGTTCGCCACCGCTGCCGCCCCATCGCTCCTCCGGCGTTGGCCACCGCAAGAAGGCTCGCTTCTCCGACGGATCTTCTAGTCTTGGTGGTTTCCTTGTAGCAAGGTGCGTTGCTGCGCCTCCCAACGGCCCGACAGCAAGGTGGCGGCAAGAGCTAGAAGGCGGCGGCGCCACGAGGTCTCGTCCCAAGGGAGCCGCAGTACGACAAGCACAACCCAGACGATGTCGATGTGGTCGTCGGCGCCTCCTCCGCCACGGGATTGAATGGGCTGGTGGACAGGCGCGCGACTCTACGCCCTCCTCGGTCGAGGGTTGGATGGAGCCCTCGGCTGCGTGGGAACAACCATCGGCAGACGCGACCCCGACGACTGTGCTCGTGGTGCTCGCTCTGATCCCACCCGTGCTTCCACAGGTGTACCAGCTCCTCTCTGTATattctttgattttttttctgttcAGTTCATCTTTCATGGTTAATTCTTTGCAACAATTTGATAAGATGCTGAAATCAAAGGTGTGGCCTCTATTTGATGAGCAGAACACAAGGAGGAGTATGGGTCTGCATGTACATATAAGAAGAAGATGGCTTGAGGTGATTTGTGTATGTTTTCAGTTGCGTCGACGAAGAGATCTTCGTCAAAGACCTCAAGAAGGGCGCCGTCTCCATAAATACTAGCTCTCTCCGCCACTCGATTTGTCTCGTGTGGGTCTCCTGAACACTTTGGAGCCATTACCTGACATTATATACTTATACTAAACCATGTTATGGTGTAAAGGTCTCTGGACAAACAGGTGCAAGGAGGGCTTTGTTTGCTGCAGCACAAGACAATAGCCAATAGCCAATAGATGTTTATATGGCAGATGTTTAAACTGCCAAGGATTGGGTTATATTAGTCAATAGAGTACTGAACATGTTGGGTTGTTGCCAGTTGTTGTAACCTACTTACCTACATCAGATGATGTGAGTCTTCTTTTGGCCTGCAAACCATAGTCATTATAGCTTTGCTCCAGTTTGCCAATTTATAGCTGAATATGAGCCATTTACTTGCTGGAAGTGGTCACATATGGAGTAATGTTTAGTGGCAGGGTGAAGTAATGGTACTAGCATTTATATTACTGAACGTACAGTACATACTTTGTGTTATTTTGCATGCTCTCTATGTGTTCTCGGTATGGCGGGGGATGCTTGGTGATGACTCCTTAAATGCTCTGAGTAATAATTGAGAATACATGGACAATGTCAAATTGAAGCATGATATCTGTATGTCATATTTACTCCAGAAAAACTTTTTTTCTCATTCTTTTTACATAGTCGTAATGATTTATTTATGCTGCAGTGTTACTTATGCCATTTGGATTTGGACAACATGCCGCAGTGTTACTTCGATCTCTGGACGGCTGGTGGCCGCCGTAATTAGAATCGCTAGGGGTAATGTAGTTGCAATGCAGTATCTATGCGTGGGCACCGGATGGAGTTGCAACAGCCGTTGTCAAAAGTTGGATGTTTTGGAGCTGCCATgttctaattaattaattaatcatcTTTTGTGGTGCTATTAGTTCTGATCCTGGGTTAGGAGGATTTATAATATTCTTAATCATGTTTGCATGCATTGACCCAGTTCGTCCGTTGATTGATTACTAGACTCCGAACTCCATCGCTTATTTTGCTAACTGAGAAACGTATGACTGTAATTTTGCATGCATACATCATGCTATTTGCTTATAATTTATATATGAAGATTAAGTGTCTTTTTGGCAAGGAGATGATGAAAAGAAAAAATATAGGCTGGCCAAATGGAGTGTGGTTTGTAGGCCGAAAGACCAGGGCGGCCTCGGTATTCATGACCTGCAGGTCAAGAATGAGGCCCTACTTAGTAAATGGTTGTTCAAACTTCTTATTGAGGATGGTGTTTGGCAAACCATGCTGCGCAATAAGTATATAGGCCAAAAGGCAGTGTCTCAGGTCTATTGGAAACCTGGAGACTCACACTTTTGGGCCGGCCTAATGGCGGCAAAGAAACGTCTCTTTCGCTTTGGGTCTTTCGCGATAAAGGACGGGTCAGAGATTCGTTTTTGGGAAGACATCTGGCTAGGCAATGCTAGCCTCGGAGAACAATACCCAGCCTTATACAACATTGCACGCGATAAGAATAATACTATTGCGCAAGTGCTCAGCTCATCCCCGCCAAATATTTCGTTCAGGCGGGATTTGATTGGCACCCGACTTATGTCATGGAATAATCTATTGTCCCGTCTGGATTCCATTATCCTGACACAAGGTCGTGATGTGTTTCGCTGGAACCTTAATACATCGGGGTCTTTCACAGTAGACTCTATGTATCGTGCACTCACGCATTCTGAGGGACCAGTGAGTAATAACAAAAAAATTTGGAAAGCGAAGGTACCACTTAAAGTCAAAATATTCATGTGGTATCTCCGTAGGGGAGTTGTGCTAACAAAAGACAACCTCGCACGACGCAACTGGTCGGGAAGTAAGAAGTGTTGTTTTTGTACTCATGACGAGACAATTAAACACCTCTTTTTTCACTGTAAGTTTGCGCGTTCTACGTGGTCAGCCATTCAAATAGCGTCAAATTTGTATCCGCCCACAAGTGTTGCCAATATTTTTGGTCATTGGCTGGACGGTATTTCAAATGCATACAAAACGCTAATAAGGGTGGGAGGGTATTACTTACTatggtcgctttggctatgtagaaatgatgTTTTTTTTAATGACAAAACTGTTTCTCCTTTGCAGGTTATTTTTCGTGGTACGCACTCGCTTCGTACGTGGTGTACGCTACAACGGAGTGAATTGCGAAAAACCACCATATTGAAGTGTAGGTTTGCAGGAAAGACTCTTCTACGAATTTGTGCCAGAAAACACTGATTTTAGtcctaatcttttgcaaaaaacACTGATCAACCGTTTTATGCATTTTAACCTGGattatgacatgtggggccctgATATTTTTGCATAGTCACCCTTCGGGTAAAAGTACAAAACGCAATCAGCTCCTTGTCGACGGCCTGCAGCAGAGGCATCGACGCTCATGGtcctcgccgccggccatggccacaCCGTCCAGAGGGGGGGAAGAGGTTGGCTCATCGGCGTTGGTCGGTGGTGGGACAAGCACCAGAGGATGAGGCGGTGGCTGGTTCATGCACGCGGCAGCGCTGCTGGCTTGGAGTCGCCATGCGCTTGGTACCGTCGGCCACCGCGCGCTCACCGTCGAGGTCGCTGCTTGTTGCAGCTTGCGCGCCGCCGTCGCTGCTTGTGCCGAGCTGCGCGGCGCTGTTGGTGAATTTGGGCTGCCCagagagcagagcagcagcacgccGGCCATGGCTGATGGGTCTCGTCACCGGGAATGGGAGCAGAGAGCACGGCCGCGGCACAAGCGCATCCTCAAGGCGCAGGCGAGCCTGCTCTTGCTGGCGCGGACGCCGAGCAAGGGCGCCAGAGGTTGAGCCCGAGGCGCGGCGCGCAACCCGCGCGGCGGCGGTGGACGCGAAGCCCCTGCTGAACTTGGCGGCGAGGAGGGCGCTTGCGTCTGCTCCGGCAGGTCGCCGCACCGGGCGGTCGCGTAGACGAGCCCTGTTGCCGCCTCCCGCTGCGGCTCGCCGCGGAGTAACGCGCGGTCCGGGTGGCCTACCTGGAGCAGCTGCCCCGACCACCACTCCGCCTCTAGCGCGCCGACCAGACTACCTCCTATCGCTGCCACCCACGTCCTGTGCCACCACATGCCAGATCCGGCCGGGTCCGATGTTCCCCGCCTCCACAACCCACATCCAAGGACGGCCTGCGCCAGGATCCGGCGGGCCCAGTCTCCACGACGCCTCGTCCCTCCTCCTTCCCGTCAAGGCGGGTCGAGCTGCGCGTCGGGGTCGTAGCTGGGAAGGGAGGTGGCGGCGCTGGGAGGGCGGGGGCGCGCCGGGAGGGAGGTGGCGGCGCGCCGGGAGGGAGGTGGCGGCGCGTCGGGAGGGAGGTGGCGGCGCTGGGAGGCGGGGGCGCGCCGGAGGGAGGTGGAGGAGCAGGGAGAGGGTAGTTTTTTAGGGGAGAATTTTTTTAGGGAGGGGAGGACGTTTTGGCAAAAAGACCGTTAGCCACATCAGCAAATGGTGGGCTCCATCTGTCATAATCGTCATCAAATGGGCTAAAGCCATCAACTAGTGTTTTCTGCAAAAGATTAGGCTAAGAATCAGTGTTTTCGGGCACAAATTCGTAGAAGAGTCTTTTCTGCAAACCTACGCTTCAATGTGgtggttttttgcaattcactcgCTACAACGAGCAGAGTACCAACCGCTATTCAAGGCGGTGTGTACGCTGTTGGAGCAGGTGGCTACGGAGGTTTTTACCCAACATGGATGGCAGCATAATCTCCAGCTCGGTCCACCATCTCTTTCGACATAGGCATAGTGTCGGTCTATGGACTCTACTGTTGCCGAATTGTCGGTCTTTTATATTTCTGTTTATCTGACTACTGgtgtttggctgtgtgcatcctagttatgcagaggccgggtgatACTCTTAATGCTTTGTATCACTTTGATGCTACATTTTGAGATAATAAAGGcgccctttatcgaaaaaaaGTGTCCTTTTTTACCTAAAATTTACTTGAATATTTAACTGAGAATTACGTCATAGTGTGTCATGCCTATCTTATTCCATCCACATGATCCATGGACCACATATATAGTTCTCAATCCAAGGAGAGTCCCAAAACTAATCATTTGTGTCTTGAATAACCAAATGTACTTTTTTGTTCTAATCTTGAAACCTTTGCTAATGTAATAATATTTGTGTCACGGTAGTCTTTGCAGCTGTAGTGACTACAATGTAACAGAAGCAAAAGCCTCCATTGATTGTTGCAGGAGATCTAGAAAGCGGAGCATTGGGGCACTCTGATTCTTAAGAAGCTCCATGCACGTATTAAGGCCAGTAAATTCAATTTGTTTTTCATCCGACTTCTCTGTGGTATGTTGTCCTTATTCGATGTGTTATTCAGGTATGTGTTGTTAACGCTCCTACTTTTGGGAGAATCGGAAAAAATAAGCTTTGTAAGTTATGTCATATTTCCATGTTTTGGTATGAGATTTAGATATATTGTTTCTCCGGTTGCATATTCATTATATTTCTTTCTCCTATAATTGGCGTGCTTGTTACACAAGTCTGAATTCCTAAAGGTTCAGGAGGATTTCAATGTTGCTAAAGAAAGATACAAGGATCAGTGCCTTAACATTGTTGAAGGACAATCGGACACAATACGCTTTTAACTTGTCATTTCCTTACTGACTAAACCTGACTACATGACTAAGCGAGGGTAGGGTGTGGTCACTGGTTTCTGTATTTTTGTTGTTCGAACAAGGACAGTGGAAGGAGCTGTTGTCCGATAGGCAAACCTAAGTGACGATACTGAATCTCGAGATAGGATACACGAGCTTGCAGGGGTTGTGTTTGAGTGTGTGGAGCAAACTTCTAGCCAACATACCTGAGTAAATGATGTTTATGGTTCCATGTTTTAATGTATAAGACTTGATATGTTTCATCTTCCAACAATTCTAAAACAGGCCTTCTGCAACTCGATACAAGCCGCTGACAGTAGTTAGTTTTGAGAATATTATTGATTGTTGTATGATTATTATTCTCGTTATGGCACATATTTTTTATTGAATTACTACAAGCTGCTCTATAATATTTCTGCTCCCAAGGTGTGCAATTCACCAACAGGACAGAGACCATGCAACCTGGAACAAGATGTAAGAGCATATCCGACTTTACTGACCAGGTGACTAGCGcctccttctctcttcccctcccTCTCGGCATGCTGCACCTCCATCTTATTGGAAGTAAGCTTTGATTTAGTGAGAGAACAATTAATGATGTACCTCCATCTGCCTTAAGGCCGAAGACTATTTGTGATTAGTGGCAAGCATTCAGTTGTAGCGGTGAGTCCGTTATGTATGTTTATACATGACAGGTGTTTGGGCATGAGTCAATTAGTTGTAGTAGCACTTAGCG
This sequence is a window from Aegilops tauschii subsp. strangulata cultivar AL8/78 chromosome 7, Aet v6.0, whole genome shotgun sequence. Protein-coding genes within it:
- the LOC109786682 gene encoding uncharacterized protein; amino-acid sequence: MKGCSPAADEERASMVPLPSPAGDEIVDKDLAAMHTKPCWTTTARGRVGVAMAIFVLLALLLGTKWIQLDAAYYTFSPAGTGFSQHGRGHSSTAPLIPIPLSCSNDTDTSSSTTAPSSSSSKRRYYPGVRPPWCPDYFRHIHTDMEPWRATGITRDAVERAQPHAQFRLVVVGGRAYVEKYRESFQTRDVFTQWGILQLLARYPGRVPDVDIMFSTLDSPRVLAADYPSPSAAPPLFRYCKEESRELAVLFPDWSFWGWPEVNVRPWAPLMEELVRENARLPWPEREPYAFWKGNRDVSEVRQDLFRCNNDSAAGKEWNARLFKQDWDAAGRNGFRDSDVAKQCRHRYKIYVQGHTWSVSEKYILACDSPMLAIDTPFRDFFSRGLVAGKHYWPIDPANKCRAVKFAVDWGNAHPAQARRMGGEGSGFTREEMGMDYVYEYMLSVLTRYSALLRYKPAVPEKAVEVSLESMACPRRGREREFMMESREKYVAVDEPCTMPPPFTVDEVREMAVRDEQVRSKLLQMVPH